In one Lolium rigidum isolate FL_2022 chromosome 3, APGP_CSIRO_Lrig_0.1, whole genome shotgun sequence genomic region, the following are encoded:
- the LOC124700593 gene encoding probable indole-3-pyruvate monooxygenase YUCCA10, whose protein sequence is MENVVVLIVGAGPAGLATAACLTQFSIPYVIVEREDCSASLWRKRAYDRLKLHLAKEFCELPHMSYPASAPTYIPKSLFVKYLDDYMERFDIQPKYLTSVESSTYDNDKKCWSIVACDIAEGTTVNFIAKFLVVASGENSAENIPEIHGLHSFSGEAIHSSRYKSGKSFSGKSVLVIGSGNSGMEIAYDLANHGANASIVIRSPIHVMTKELIRLGMTLAHYLPLNLVDNLLVMVTKFIFGDLSRHGIRMPKMGPMTLKAKTGRSAVIDVGTVGLIKRGIIQVQGSISKIMGNIVKFQSGDEIPFNAIVFATGYKSTTNMWLKNGESMLNDNGLPTKEYPNHWKGENRLYCVGLARRGLAGIAADAKNIADDIKSVIGCVRG, encoded by the exons atggaGAATGTCGTCGTGCTGATTGTTGGTGCTGGTCCAGCAGGCCTCGCAACAGCAGCGTGCCTTACCCAATTCTCCATTCCTTACGTCATTGTCGAGCGTGAGGACTGCAGCGCGTCTCTTTGGCGCAAACGCGCATATGACCGCTTGAAGCTGCATCTTGCAAAGGAGTTCTGTGAGTTACCACACATGTCATACCCAGCTAGTGCGCCAACATACATACCAAAATccctgtttgtcaagtacttggatGACTATATGGAGCGCTTTGATATTCAACCAAAGTATCTCACTAGTGTTGAATCATCCACATATGACAATGATAAGAAGTGTTGGTCCATCGTGGCTTGTGACATTGCGGAGGGCACAACAGTAAATTTTATTGCAAAATTTCTTGTTGTGGCAAGTGGTGAGAATAGTGCAGAGAATATTCCAGAGATCCATGGACTTCACAGTTTTTCGGGTGAGGCCATCCACTCGTCAAGATACAAGTCAGGCAAGAGCTTCTCTGGTAAGAGCGTGTTGGTCATTGGATCTGGCAACTCTGGGATGGAAATCGCTTACGACCTTGCGAACCATGGTGCCAATGCTTCGATTGTTATACGAAGCCCG ATTCATGTAATGACAAAGGAACTAATTCGCTTGGGAATGACACTAGCCCACTATCTTCCCCTGAATCTAGTGGATAATCTCCTTGTTATGGTGACAAAATTCATATTTGGGGACCTATCAAGGCATGGCATCAGAATGCCAAAAATGGGTCCAATGACCCTCAAAGCAAAAACCGGTCGATCCGCTGTGATTGATGTTGGCACTGTTGGGTTAATAAAAAGAGGCATCATCCAA GTTCAAGGAAGCATTAGCAAGATCATGGGCAATATAGTAAAATTTCAATCTGGGGATGAAATCCCATTTAACGCAATTGTGTTTGCAACTGGATACAAAAGCACAACAAATATGTGGCTCAAG AATGGGGAGAGCATGTTAAATGACAATGGACTGCCAACCAAAGAATATCCTAATCATTGGAAAGGTGAAAATAGACTTTACTGTGTTGGGTTGGCAAGGAGAGGATTGGCTGGTATTGCTGCGGATGCTAAGAATATCGCTGATGACATTAAATCTGTGATAGGCTGTGTGCGCGGCTAA